One Thamnophis elegans isolate rThaEle1 chromosome 2, rThaEle1.pri, whole genome shotgun sequence genomic window, ctggaggcaataacaggggttaaaatagaatggaaacctgaagttttttttattaggaataatgtttgcaaaacacaaaaaagaaatccagtatttaatactacatattattacggcggcaaggattgcctttgcccagaaatggaaaaacaaattaatcccaagcgaagatgaaataataagaaagggtatggactgtgccgaaatgaacaaactaactaaagaaatccaaggaaaagaagaatcagaattctaccagatatgggataaatggtataggtggatggaggaaagaaacaaaaatcaatgaaggaatataacaaaactcaaaaaacaatagttatgagtaaaataagagggttaatgGTGAaacccaaatgaaatacaatagaaggggaaataatataaggtgagtggtatcgattgatgattgctattataaagaacaggaagttcctgttcgtattgtataaatgtgatatacgtctaatttgtgtgtgtgtattttacatgtttgttaataaaaatctttttaaaaaagtaaaaataataaactatGATAATAAACTCACTATTACAGCTCAAAAAACgaaaaataaaaagttacatAAAATGTTGATAGATAATCTGCCCAGGACAAAATAGACAATGGAGAAAGGGAAGGCAAACTGGTTTGTTTACCAGTTCAAGTattatatatacactatattgccaaaagcattcgctcacaactgcttctgattatgtggatgggtgagagaatacttttggcaatatagtgtatgtatatctatctatctatcatctatctatcatctatctatctatctatcatctatctatctatcttatctaatctatctatctatctatcatctatctatctatctatctatctatctatctatctatctatctatctatctatctatctatctatctatctatctatctctatatctatgttgcatttgtgctgataaataaataaataaagggagactagtatagatctatttcaagctatttagctcccatcagctagtcatacccttactgggatttgaacctgtgctgtattacatattaagcagttgtgttaaccactaagccacaaggttctcctccttatcagaaGGAGATTATCTTATTATACCttattatctctatctatctatctatctatctatctatctatctatctatctatcatctatctatctacaggaGTGGGTGAGAAAAGTCTTTTTTAACCTCATTAAGAGATAATTCTAAGAGCATTATGACtgaatgtggtgtacgtctaacttttgtgtgtgtgtgtattttacatgtttgttaataatttttttttaaaaaaaggtaggaTACTGTAATGCAAAGGAAGAGGGACATCAGTTTGGGAAAAGTTCCTATCTACAGTACGCGTCCACCAAGCAGACCCCACAAGCAAGGTAGTCCCCCACCCCACTTTCCAAAGTCATCAGAAGGATAGGAGATGAGCAACACCATCATACCCTATTTGCGCCCCCCCCCAAATGGGGTCTATATCCCCAACAATAAGGTGCCTACTGCCCGTCCCGAAAGAATAGGGCAGTGTTAGGGCCTGGTCGAGAATGGAGAGGAACCTGACTGGTTTCTAGCCGAATAGGCCCCCCACCCGCCGGGATAATCCTAAAAGGAAAcgccgtgtgtggggaggggtgtgtgtgatgGTGGCGCGCACCGGTCTACTAACCTCCCCCGTCCCTTCGCTTGCTCTTCTTGCCTCCGCCTCTTTCGGATGACATCATCAACTCGCGCCAGAACTGCTCGACTTCCCCATCCAACGGCCGGCGCCGGATCCAGTTTCTGCGTGGCGACTTCTCGCGAGAGTACCGCAGGTCGGTTCTGCCGGcaagcgggcgggcgggcgggcgcttggtccgagaggaggaggaggtagctCTTTGAATCCTTTGGGCAACAAAAAAAGGCAGTGGCGGCAGGGCCCAAGAGCCTTGCCTGGGATTATGGGAATTGTTGTCAAATAACCCGGGAGGAGGAGTTGGAGTCGGCGAAGGCGTAccttttccaaccttggcaacttttaagacttgtggacttcaactcccagaatccctcagccagcattggtggctgaggaattctgggagttgaagtccacaagtcttaaaagttgccaagcttggagacccctgccGTAGAGCAATTCGGGACGTTGCTGTCTTCGTATCCGAATCTAATGGAGGGACTTTTATTACACAGATTATATCTATGTTTGTAGCTTTAATATTCAATTATGTTTACAACTATCCTCCGGCGTGCATTTCGTTAGGAAATAAGTCCCTATTGAAGGGTTtgtggggtggggtttttttttttgggggggggggtgctttgGAGTCTTGGCGACTGCTTGGAATAACAGAAAATTGGTTTTCTCtcggcaagatttcagaagaggCTTGCCGTTGTCTTCTTCCcagggctgaaagaaagtgactggcccaaggtcactggTCTTGTGCCTAGAACTCGTAGTCTCCCATGTATCTGGTTTAGTAACTTAACCACACTAAACTGGCTCTCCGATTGAATTTAGGGGGTGTTTATTTTTGACTCAGATTGCCTAAAAATGTAGCCTAGGCTGCATCAAACAACTGGgtttagcatttaaaaaaaattgagtgtGATACAATTCCTTGcacataacatttttaaaaactgttcagATAAAGGTTAGGCATCTAGCCTAATTTGATTTCCAAGGGGAATTCTTTAATTGATATTTGATCATTTATTCATATAAAGCAGAATAATGCAAATGATGCATATaagattatttccttttttacaaataatatttttaaaactaactTTGGAAGGGAGAGCAAATATTGCTCACTGCTTATCGGTTACGATTCCCAATAACATTTGTGAAAAACCATTTCAATACTTTTCAAACGTGTTTTTAAGATGCTCCagtagcccagtgtttctcaaccttgtcaacttgaagatgtctggacttcaactcccagaattccccagccagcgaatgcatcttcaagttgacaaggttgagaaacgctgcagtAGCCAATCCCAGTTCAATCAAAGTTTAGCAGACCTCTTCGTCAGTTGAGGTGCAAACTTTACAATGATTCCTTTATAGATTTTGTCCAGTGTCTTAGTGCAACTAAGTTGTGCTGTCAGTTAACAAGTCAGAGAAAGCCTGCAGAGCATGGTTTCAGAAATTCTTTTCAGCCCCTTTGCCACTCATGGCCCCAAGAGAGAGTGAATTATATTctgtagaaggaaaaaagaaacatgttttctctctgtgtatatgtgAGGACCTAATTGGGGCAGGTGCATACATATGAGTAAGTGGGAGTATGTAATCAAGGTGGATACTGTTTTCATGTGGCATTTATGTGCACAAGGCAGATGGCACATGGTTCAccctgggtcatgtgaccaggagAGTAGTAGAAGGGGGCTTGGAATGTAGGAACTGGCAGCATTTGGAATCTCTGTTCAATTGTCCTTCCCATGAGTGCTTGTGTGGAGAGGaggcatttttttctctccactcCAAGCTGGATCAGGCCTGTTTCTGACCCTGATCAGCCAATAGTAATTTATTCAATAATAAGTGATCACATATCAACCTAATGCAACAAATGCAGGCATAGTCATGCAGTCTTCTATCTGTATTCTGAaaacagacaggaaattaaaataACAGATGGTACAGCAGATGTAAAAAGTGCCTCTATTTGAATTTTTCCATGTTTTATTATTCCCACAGTTTAAAATGGCACTGCAGTTATTTCCACAATGTAAACTTTATCATTCCATTATTAGCTCAAATCCAAAGACAGTAAAAATCTTGTGTTACTTTTAATTTTCTCTGTCTGAAGATATGTTTGAATAATatgatataatctttttttttttttaaaaaatgcttcaggAAGTTGTGGGATTTTGAAGGTGgaaattttaaaaaccacaagatcgatacatatacatatatataatttggTTTTAATTTACATGTCTCAAACAGGGTGGAAAACAAAAGCTTTCCTACCCTGATAAGGCAACTGTGAACTATGATAAATCTCAAGAGAGTCAAAGATTACACAGGTTGAAACAGCAGTAGTTTAtctcctctccctttttccttccaaccccccccccctcctttccctcccactAAATAGTACAGAGTCCATCTTCACCATTTCTTCTTGTGCTCATCCATGGAAACTCCCCCAGGTCCTAATGCCACAACAAGCAGCAGGCCACCAATGACAGACATGGTCTGGAAAAAGTCATACTTGAGGAAATCATGAAGGGGGCTGTAGTTGGAGATGTGCCAGAAGGCATTCTGGATCAGGTTGATGATGAAAAGCCAGATGACCAGAGTGAGAGCAGCAAGCTTGGTCTTGAAGCCAATGGCTACCAAAATAATAAGAGCCATGCCAAAAATATCTTGGAAAATCTGGGAAAGGAAAGGACAAATGCAGTATGTTAGCTCCTTACAGTTTCTTGCCTTAatggcaattccccccccccactcgcgcagatccaaaatatactaaagatACAATTTCAGGATTTTAATTTGCACGAAATGTACtagaacaagaaaaaataaaaatataaaataaattgtcACTCTTTATTCTATATTGTGTCCATGCGCAcgcacctgtctgtctgtctgcctgccatGATTTACTATAGTTTTACTGTAAATGTTAAGAACGGCAAAGTGTAATGCAGTGGTTCTAAAGAAAAAATAGAccttggaaagaaggaaagaaatgctAATGATGTTTTAGCAAAAGAGCCACAGGATAGGACCAAAATCAGACGGAGTTTAAGTTCTAGAACAACAGTCCGCAACCTTtccatgagccgtggtggcacagtgattagaatgcagtattgcaggctaattctgctgactgccaggagtttgatcctgaccggctcaacgttgactcaaccttccatccttccgacttgggtaaaatgaggacccagattcttgggggcaatatgctgactctgtaaaccgcttagagagggctgtaaagcactatgaagcagtatataagtctaagtgctatggccgTTGTTTCCAGCTTGGCAGATTGATTGGGGGGGAGAATGGTTCTGTACGAGCAGCTTATGCAAATGCGTGCACCTGTTTCTCTCAGCCCACTTCTGAATGGGCCATAACCCAATCGTGGGCAGCAGCCCAGGGGTTGAGGACACCTGTTGTAGAAGATTCTTCCATTCCTGTCTTTCATCACTACTGGAATTTGAGCAGCCTGGACTTATAAATCAGTCAGCAGTTGCAATTCCCTGGCTGAGAAGACTTGCTTAAAACTGAAATATCCAATTAATTGTCTGATTTAATCTTGAGGGAGTTAATTCATGAGTagtactacagatagtccttgacttgaccataattgagccccaaatttcagttgctaagtgagttttgctccatttcacaaTCTTTTTTTGCTACAGTTATTAAAAGTGTCACTGCAGctattaagcaaatcatgtggtcgttaagcaaatctggattttcccattggctttgcttgttggaagccatctgtgaaggttacaaatggtgatcacatgacccttggatgctgcaaagattgtaaatacatgccatatgccaagtgcccaaattttgctcgtgtgaccatggggatgccgaggtggcgcagtggttagggtgcagtactgcaggccacttcagctgactgctagctgcagttcggcagttcaaatctcaccggctcaaggtcgactcagccttccatccttccgaggtgggtaaaatgaggacccagactgtgggggcgatatgctgactctgtaaaccgcttagagagggctgaaagccctatgaagcggtatataagtctaactgctattgctatgctgcaatggctgtgtgaaaaatgatcgtgtcacttttcagtgctgttgtaacactgaacggtcactaaacaaatggttgtaagttatgaATTATTACCAGTACAGGTCGTCCTCAAGTTATGATGGCTGTTAGGACCAGGATTGTCCTCACTAAGTGATGTGGTAATAAAGTGTGACATGTGAgcgcattgcttagcaatggcaaaCTAAACAATCCGGATGGTTCTTGTAACCCCACGACATGTGGGTTTTTAAGCAGGAAGCGAAAGGAGTCCCGGTTGAGGGTTGAGTGAAGCTTGGTGTAGGTTGTGCATGAATTGGAAGGTGCTACAACGAGCTATGAGCGCAGGGAAGCCAGGGAAAGAGGATGCGGAGTGCATGTGTGACTGAAAATGCAGGGAAGTCAGGGAAAGATGGTCTTCTCTAGGATGCGTTGGTGTGAGTGCGGGGAGGTCAGGGAAAGTGACCGGGAGGCACACGtgtttaagattaagatttagtttatttgtatgccgcccttctccgggagggactcagggcggcgaacaactcaaaaggggaaaaggggatacaaacacaatacacgtaattaaaatacacaagagtcatacagccatacaagtcgagaggggaggggaactcatcaaccgcaggcctgccggcacagccaggttttgatggctttccggaaggcctggagaggggtgagggtccgaatctccgcggggagttcattccaaagggccggagctgctacagagaaggccctcccccgggtggtagccagatggcattggctggtagacggaacccggaggaggccgaccctgtgcgatctaacgggtctatgggaggtaattggcagcaggcggtctctcaagtacccaggtccaataccatgaagggctttataagttacgactagcactttgaagcgtatccggagaccgatcggtagccagtacagctcgtggaggataggtgtaacgtgggtgtaccgaggtttAAGTCCAGGGGCCCAGGAAAGGAGGGTGCAAGTGAGTAAAGAGGAAGAAGAGCACAACGGGAGTTTTATCCAAGTAACGACGGATGCTGCGAGTGTCTGAATTTCGTCCACATGAtcaccgggggtggggggggggggggaggattgcaACTTTGAGGACTGGTTGTTAAGTCccttcagtgccatcataactttggcCAGTTGCGAACAAATGATTGTAAACTCCATACTTGTAGAGTGACTACCTGAACAATTCCttagacagaaaataaaacaaaacgacACGCCACTCACCATGAAAGGACTGAGTTCAAAATGCAGGAGGGTCATGAACATGAGAACAAGGAGTAACCGGCCACCAAGTTGCATGTACTGCCGCGGTGAGATATCGTCCACAGTAGGAACTCCAGCAAACATAGATTTCCCCTCAGAGCGAGATTCTGCAAGTAATAAAAGCAATCCACCCCCAACAGCCAAATTCCTACAAAGAAGaatggggggaggaagggaggggcacTCAGTATCATTCTTCAGGCCAGGATAGAAGTATCAAATGTCATAATTTGCATCAAAGTAATACCTGGCACCTAGATTTTCCCTAGTAACCTTTTATGACTTTCTAACCTTATAATGTTTAACTGTGGaggatttgatggttttttttctccctgtatAGCATATATCACAAAGTAAAACGTATAATTCTGGCCTCGATGGTATAAAGGACCAGAAAGCAGAACGGGGAACCATAACATAACCTTTCACGAGTTTGGTCAATAATCTCCTTAATGTATTGAAgagttaaaagtaaaaaaaaaggtcaGTTGTAGATACTTTTATTTCTCAGTGTTGACATTCTTTCAATAGGCAGGGGCTCGTAGAAACAAATTTAATTCAAGAGTGCTACATGGAGAATattgaaacagaaacagaatttaGGTAGGCACTTCTAGAGTAAAAATCACAAGGCAGTTGGATCAAGTTCCTCTCGGTTACTGAGttgtgtatagcaatagcaatagcagttagacttatataccgcttcatagggctttcagccctctctaagcggtttacagagtcagcatattgcccccaacaacaatccgggtcctcattttacccacctcggaaggatggaaggctgagtcaaccctgagccggtgagatttgaacagccgaactgcagaactgcagtcagctgaagtagcctgcaatgctgcatttaaccactgcgccaccttggctcttggctctaTCACTAAACTGCTCTCTTGGGGTTAGACCAACCTAGCTCTCTCATTTATTCCACAGTAATTTATTTCTATCACCAGCCTGGCAATAAAGCTCTTCTCAGACATAAATGTAAACACACAAAATGTTtacattaattaaaattaacaccCTTGCTTTATAAGAATACAGGGAATTTTTGCCAAAATATCTAGCCAGTTTTCCTTGGGAAGACAGAACAGATAGGGCCTTGGGGCTTCACTTACCTCATTAAGAACTTGAGGTCCCATAAAATACTGTAGACAATTGTCTGAAAAACAAACAGATGTTGGGATATAGTAACTATATGGACACCAATTACCATTTTGGCTGAATTTTTGCAGGACTTCATTTTATTCACTTTTGAAAACCATTCCTCCTTGTCAAAGTACCACTGTGCATGTTAACTGGACACATTCATACAACTAAATCTGTGATTTAGGCTTGGTTCTTTCATCTTCGGCTGGGGTCTCAGTCCTCCTTGGAATGGGCTAATAAACTGGCATCtccctatttttttctaaatgatcAGAAACACAGTAACTCAATCAAAAGGAGTTGGGAGAGCTACTCCTTAAATAATCCAGCAGCAATGGGAGATAACTGAGTGGGAAGTTTCCAATTTGTAGCCATCTTAAATGAGGAGAAGTGATAGCTAAGCATGGTTTAATTCCTCCATTTAGGTTCAGATAGTAGAACCTGGGTTCCCAAACTGCTGGTGAAATACCATTATactatgcttttcttttttacaaaataaaatttaaatatattaattatgAAAGTGTTGAAATACAAAGAGTATGAAAAATTAAATTGAATGcaaagaaagcagaaaaaagatGACACAAAAATACtgtttaaattaaaaatcaaagaaatcatagtgagaaagaaaaagtgggttgcatcttccccttctcttccctttttgctgCCAACTATTAAGACTTTGTTTAGATATTTGATATCTTATCTATATCAAACACTAGCCACTTTTTAAAGTTTCCGTTTAAATCCTAGAAAAAAGGTATTCAACATTTAAGTCTGCCTTGCTCTGTAAAAGTATCTGTAAACATATATTGTAAATATATAATGGCAATTTTGCCATTGCAGCATATTTTCCAATATTAGTATCCCAATCCAATATCATAACCAAGATATCTATTTTCCAATATTGTGGTAAGCTTATTCTTGCTGCAGTTAATATGTATCTTGCTAAATACCGGtagtttttatttatgtttattaggATTATGCTTAggctgtttttactatttttttcacGCAGTTCTTTTCAATACTTTGCGAGATTTTTTGCATGACTATCTCAGGTTACAAAATGATATTTTGTATTATGGCATATCCAACATTTGTGGGTTTTTTGCTTTATCTATTTTGGCAATCACTGGCAATGTTATAGACCACCTGTAAAACGTTTTATGTCAACTTTCCCTTAAACTGTTTCCCCAACATTTCTGACATTACTTTATTGTTTCTCACATAATAAATCTGTGATGAAAGTAGAAATAACTCAGAATAATGTGGTAACAATCACAAGAATCATGAAAAAACATTCTGTATTCATTCTCCCCCTAAAATACCCAGAAGctctagagaaaaaaaacattgtcaATTGACTATTTAATATGTACTAACCAAAGCTACTTGTTAACTTTATTTAGGTTTCTAATAATAATTATACAAATAGCTGTAATATTTTAGATTTTCACAATACATATAGAAGTCTGCATGAGTCCCGTATATATTAAACTGTAATGTGATTATAGAACTAAATCCTGTGAATGAATTGCACCACACATTCCGGCTGTGGGATTTGGATATTATTCTGTGTAATTTTCAACTTACCTGCATAAAAATAATTCCAAATAAGCCAAAACATGCATAAGGAACAAACTTTCTTGCTAGGACAAACACACACCCagctaaaagagaaaaaaaagagtaacTTTGGTAACAGGAAACTAATATTCTGtgaaattaaaaaacagaaactACCTCTCTTACGGTTCTTTCCAATATTTAGCTTTAAATAGcttaatatttttttgctttcaaaaatctacaaataattcatTTTCTCATGTTGATTTTGTTTCATATGGACTGAACcatctacaggcagtcctcacctTACAACACTATTGGGATAACTTCCTTTGCTAAGGGATGTCATGGTTTAGTGAGTCACAACTGATTTTGCTACCTTTTTTTtactgtggtcgttaagtgaatcacacggttgctgggacattgcaaccatcataaatacatgaaggttgccaagcacccaaattgtgatcacatgaccaaggggacaCCACAACAGTTTTAAGcctgaggaccagttgtaagtcacctttttcaacaccatcataactttgaatggtcattaaacagtTGTAAAACAAGGACTGGTTGTATTACATGTAGTAAGTGCACGCAGACAAACTTAAGCTTAGCAGGGGCCCTTTTTTGACTTCTATTTTTTAGATGACATTAGAGACTATTATAGCAGCACCTTCCTGATCTAGAAAACTATATAATCAGTACTTAAGTACTAATCGGTCTGGCTCTGATTAAGACTTGAAAGAGGTGCATTGGATAAGTCGACTATACTAGAAAAAACATATTAGAAGGCAAAGGCAAACTGCTCCTACAACAGCATGGATCCAGTTACATCTGACTCAAGGAAATGTTGGCCTCTTTTGCTATCTTGGTTTTTTTCTGGCTAAAATTTCAAGAATAAATGTGGAGTTATCCTTAGTTTATTAACCTACAAACATACCCagtttttttaaactggactCTGCTTCCAAGAAACTCAAGGCAACTTAAGTTAATCCACCTTTCTGCAATAAGATTCATGCTGGAGGACAGATCtgaagttcaattaaagttttgTTCTCATACTTTGGAGTATGCTTTaattcagtggtctccaaccttggcaactttaagacctgtggacttcaactcccagagttcctcagccagctttgctggctgaggaactctgggagttgaagtccacaggtcttaaagttgccaagattggagaccactgctaaTTCACTCTGTGGTACTAAATGTGAACAATACAGATCATCCTTAACAAACATTCATTCAATGACCACTAACGGTAGCTCTGAACAAATGGTAGTTATGTCCAGTCCTCAAGGTATGATCATTGCAGtacccctgtggtcacatgatcaaaattcaggcatttggaaGAAGGAGGAGCCACATCACGATGTCACAatgtgcggtctcgatactccgagaccgccgttgacacttttgccgctggatggtccattgaaacctaaactgtcccgtagagacggtgatcaggaagacaaagccttgctggtctcagggacatcgcaaagtccctgatcgacccaagggaagcgcttcaagctggcagtaaacaggcagcccccaggctgatgaaatcgggacgctccggaaggaagtgaaaagagaaagtgagtccatctggtgaggtatttttttctattttgctaaaaactgcccaaagaaatgtttctttaaagccaaattagatccttaagcaaaagaactgagcggcgaaaataaccctaattggattgctgtggaaagttttttttttctttgtaactattctttgtggattgaaatgctcgcAACGtttttcatctctcctcttaaagtgaacggattgattttttttcttctgctttttgttgctttattttttgacttgtggattaaaatcttccttcttattttaacaattcttcctattacttgttactaaatctcactaaaagaaatataaagaactttgtttcctataagacAGAGATAAAaattagaaggtgaaaaattagcagactgccactcggaggtcagaggctgggggttttgaaacaacgtatctcttttcattccttatttgacttcactaactttgtagctgaagggtttgcaacttgtttacagaaactgataaagaaccaagggcacaaattgttttcacaggtgcctctgagaattattttggcaggggaaagaaatgggggggggacaATAGAACCCTTCtcttttgaagagcataaaagaacttgtgttcaagtcaatctaaaataaaaaataagaggcctggaaggctagagtggcagttgctatttgttttgttttctttttctttctttctttttttttggaaacatggatcaatattcagatgaggaaaccttaaaattccaaaatatcttggctggaagtCTAAATCTATtagaag contains:
- the LOC116504395 gene encoding surfeit locus protein 4-like isoform X1, giving the protein MAPNGDLMGAAEDVADQFLRVTKHVLPHLAHLCLISTFLEDGIRMWFQWNEQRDYINISWGSGLLVGTLFVLINMCGQLAGCVFVLARKFVPYACFGLFGIIFMQTIVYSILWDLKFLMRNLAVGGGLLLLLAESRSEGKSMFAGVPTVDDISPRQYMQLGGRLLLVLMFMTLLHFELSPFMIFQDIFGMALIILVAIGFKTKLAALTLVIWLFIINLIQNAFWHISNYSPLHDFLKYDFFQTMSVIGGLLLVVALGPGGVSMDEHKKKW
- the LOC116504395 gene encoding surfeit locus protein 4-like isoform X2, translating into MQTIVYSILWDLKFLMRNLAVGGGLLLLLAESRSEGKSMFAGVPTVDDISPRQYMQLGGRLLLVLMFMTLLHFELSPFMIFQDIFGMALIILVAIGFKTKLAALTLVIWLFIINLIQNAFWHISNYSPLHDFLKYDFFQTMSVIGGLLLVVALGPGGVSMDEHKKKW